In Francisella salimarina, the following proteins share a genomic window:
- a CDS encoding M15 family metallopeptidase: MVRKIIFPEAKKEDLIYAGKDFFARDLFLEKNTHQVWLELKEAAEKECILLYIVSGFRSYDYQQKIIDRKLASGQTLEQIMRVNALPGESEHHTGRAIDLTTGDEKEVLTESFENTLAFEWLSKNAHRFGFKMSFPRDNDYGYIYEPWHWCYQR, encoded by the coding sequence ATGGTAAGAAAAATAATATTTCCCGAAGCTAAAAAGGAAGACTTAATCTATGCTGGCAAGGATTTTTTTGCTCGAGATTTGTTCTTAGAAAAGAATACTCATCAAGTTTGGTTAGAACTAAAAGAAGCAGCAGAAAAAGAGTGTATTCTTTTGTATATAGTTTCTGGTTTTAGAAGTTATGATTATCAGCAAAAAATTATAGATAGAAAACTAGCTAGTGGTCAAACACTTGAACAAATTATGCGAGTAAATGCTCTGCCTGGAGAGAGTGAGCATCATACAGGTAGAGCTATAGATTTGACTACTGGAGATGAAAAAGAAGTTTTAACAGAATCTTTTGAAAATACATTAGCTTTTGAGTGGTTAAGTAAAAATGCTCACAGGTTTGGTTTTAAGATGAGTTTTCCGCGTGATAATGATTATGGGTATATTTATGAGCCTTGGCATTGGTGTTATCAAAGATGA
- a CDS encoding saccharopine dehydrogenase family protein, whose translation MKNIVILGAGRVGSLVSCLLVESGDYTVHLIDRYIPHDKPVLEKNVDNLIYVELDATNSSDLKNYVQQNDIKTIVSCLPFFLNKDIAKIAGELELNYFDLTEDVEATNYIKSIADKAENSFFAPQCGLAPGFISIVSNNLMQEFDSIDTVRMRVGALPLNVSNTLQYGLTWSTEGLINEYAKPCEGVVDGKKRTLAPLADVEEIKIDGLTYEAFNTSGGIGSMIETYAGKVKNINYKSIRHPGHCDKMKFLMQDMKLGEDLDTMVKIMERAIPRINQDVVLIYVSVDGIRKGLKAERHFAQKYPSKRMFGKYFSALQLTTATSLCVSIDLLLSSKDNPTGFINQESICLQEFYDNRFGKYYRNSGLLIQAD comes from the coding sequence ATGAAAAATATCGTAATACTTGGTGCCGGCAGAGTCGGGTCTTTGGTTAGCTGCTTACTGGTTGAAAGTGGTGACTATACTGTTCATTTAATTGATAGATACATTCCTCATGACAAACCAGTTTTGGAAAAAAATGTAGATAATTTGATATACGTAGAGTTAGATGCTACAAACTCTTCAGACTTAAAAAACTATGTGCAGCAGAATGATATAAAAACTATAGTTTCATGTTTACCGTTTTTTCTTAATAAAGATATAGCTAAGATAGCAGGCGAGTTAGAGCTTAACTACTTTGACTTGACAGAAGATGTAGAGGCTACCAACTATATCAAAAGTATAGCAGATAAAGCAGAAAATAGTTTCTTTGCACCGCAATGTGGCCTAGCTCCAGGATTTATAAGTATTGTATCTAATAATCTTATGCAAGAGTTCGACTCAATTGATACCGTACGTATGAGGGTGGGAGCTTTACCTTTAAATGTTTCGAATACACTTCAATATGGTTTGACTTGGTCTACAGAAGGCCTAATAAATGAATATGCAAAGCCTTGCGAAGGAGTCGTTGATGGTAAAAAAAGAACTCTAGCTCCATTAGCTGATGTTGAAGAGATTAAAATAGATGGGCTTACCTATGAGGCTTTTAATACCTCTGGTGGTATTGGCTCGATGATCGAGACTTATGCAGGTAAGGTTAAAAATATAAACTACAAAAGTATCCGTCATCCAGGGCATTGTGATAAGATGAAATTCTTAATGCAAGATATGAAGCTAGGCGAAGATTTGGATACTATGGTTAAAATCATGGAAAGAGCGATTCCAAGAATTAATCAAGATGTAGTTCTTATCTATGTATCAGTAGATGGTATCCGAAAAGGTCTAAAAGCAGAGCGTCATTTTGCACAAAAATATCCTTCAAAACGTATGTTTGGTAAATATTTCTCAGCATTACAATTAACTACTGCAACAAGCTTGTGTGTAAGTATAGATCTATTGCTTAGCTCTAAAGATAACCCTACAGGATTTATAAACCAAGAATCTATATGTTTACAAGAGTTTTATGATAATAGATTCGGAAAGTACTATAGAAATTCAGGACTTTTGATACAAGCAGATTAA
- the amaB gene encoding L-piperidine-6-carboxylate dehydrogenase: protein MSILQELNLGLEAYITDDNKNVIETLSPANGELLAKVKNQSLDDMQYAITKAAEVAKQWRQVPAPKRGELVRLIGEELRKNKDHLGSLVSLEMGKSKQEGDGEVQEMIDMADFAVGQSRMLYGVMMNSERHDHRMYEQWHPLGVVGVISAFNFPVAVWSWNAFIAVICGNTVVWKPSEKTPLCSIAVHNICQKVIQEHGYPEIFYTIISKEIEVSKALVNDERVNLVSFTGSTKVGQDVGQQVAKRFGKSILELGGNNATIIDESANLKLAIPAAVFGAVGTAGQRCTSLRRLFVHESIYDLVKDKMVNAYKQVTVGDPLDQKNLMGPLIDQASVDNFLKTVDQATIEGGKILTGGKKIAKAGFFVEPTIIEANANMPIVAEENFCPILYIMPFKDIDEAIKFNNSVRYGLSSSIFTDNIQNAEKFLSSSGSDCGIANVNIGTSGAEIGGAFGGEKHTGGGREAGSDAWKAYMRRQTSTINYGKDLPLAQGIKFNLED from the coding sequence ATGAGTATTTTACAAGAATTAAATTTAGGTTTAGAAGCATATATAACTGATGATAATAAAAATGTTATAGAAACTTTAAGTCCAGCAAATGGTGAGCTTTTGGCTAAAGTTAAAAATCAAAGTCTAGATGATATGCAATATGCTATTACAAAGGCTGCGGAGGTTGCTAAACAATGGCGTCAAGTTCCAGCACCTAAAAGAGGAGAGTTAGTTAGACTTATTGGCGAAGAGCTCCGTAAAAATAAAGATCATCTAGGAAGCTTGGTATCTCTTGAGATGGGTAAATCTAAGCAAGAAGGTGATGGCGAAGTTCAAGAGATGATTGATATGGCAGATTTTGCTGTAGGACAATCACGTATGTTATACGGTGTGATGATGAATTCTGAGCGTCACGATCATAGAATGTATGAGCAATGGCATCCATTAGGAGTAGTTGGAGTTATTTCTGCATTTAACTTTCCAGTAGCTGTGTGGTCTTGGAATGCTTTTATAGCTGTCATTTGTGGTAATACTGTGGTGTGGAAACCGTCCGAAAAGACACCGCTATGTTCAATTGCTGTACACAATATATGTCAAAAAGTAATTCAAGAGCATGGTTATCCTGAAATTTTTTATACAATAATTTCTAAAGAGATTGAGGTTTCAAAGGCATTAGTTAATGATGAAAGGGTAAATTTAGTATCTTTCACAGGTTCTACAAAAGTTGGTCAAGATGTAGGACAACAAGTAGCAAAAAGATTTGGTAAGTCAATTCTAGAGTTAGGCGGTAATAATGCTACAATTATTGATGAATCAGCTAACCTAAAATTAGCAATACCAGCAGCTGTTTTTGGAGCAGTTGGTACAGCAGGGCAGAGATGTACTTCTCTAAGAAGACTATTTGTACATGAATCAATCTATGATTTGGTCAAAGATAAAATGGTCAATGCTTACAAACAAGTTACAGTTGGAGATCCGTTAGATCAAAAAAATCTTATGGGACCTCTTATAGATCAAGCATCAGTTGATAATTTCTTAAAAACTGTAGATCAAGCTACAATAGAAGGCGGTAAAATTTTAACTGGTGGTAAAAAAATTGCAAAAGCTGGTTTCTTTGTTGAGCCAACAATAATTGAAGCAAATGCTAATATGCCAATAGTGGCAGAAGAGAATTTCTGTCCTATTTTATACATAATGCCATTCAAAGATATTGATGAAGCAATCAAATTCAACAATAGTGTTAGATATGGTTTATCAAGCTCTATATTTACTGATAATATCCAAAATGCAGAGAAGTTTTTATCTAGTTCAGGCAGTGATTGTGGTATTGCGAATGTGAATATTGGTACATCAGGTGCTGAAATTGGAGGCGCGTTTGGAGGTGAAAAGCATACTGGTGGCGGTCGTGAAGCTGGTTCAGATGCGTGGAAAGCATATATGCGACGTCAGACTAGCACAATCAATTATGGTAAAGATTTACCATTAGCTCAAGGAATCAAATTTAATCTGGAGGATTAG
- a CDS encoding DUF1338 domain-containing protein — translation MSFKILDKLWDQYIETNPHVKQVYDSFVAEGEKPVNDHIALRTLDNPKIDINVLSKPFIDIGYKVCGHYDFDVKRLKAIHLEHSDHNQPKVFISKLLVSEFSPFLQKTMEACVEGIPNSLLKNPEALLTSGASWSFISYKTYQKLLEESEYAAWFYAFGFRANHFTVFINDLKKFSEVSEVNDFLKLNGFVLNSSGGEIKGTPADYLEQSSTISGNSEVKFIEGWKEIPCCYYEFAKRYPDQSGKLYQGFVAKSADKIFESTNAK, via the coding sequence ATGAGTTTTAAGATTTTAGATAAACTTTGGGATCAGTATATTGAAACTAATCCACATGTTAAGCAAGTTTATGATTCTTTTGTGGCTGAGGGTGAAAAGCCTGTCAATGATCATATAGCATTAAGAACGTTAGATAATCCAAAAATAGATATAAATGTGCTATCAAAGCCCTTTATAGATATTGGCTATAAGGTATGTGGACATTATGACTTTGACGTCAAGCGATTAAAGGCTATTCATCTTGAACATAGTGATCATAATCAGCCTAAAGTGTTTATTAGTAAGCTTCTAGTTAGTGAATTTAGCCCATTCTTACAAAAAACGATGGAAGCTTGTGTAGAAGGTATACCTAATAGTTTACTGAAGAATCCTGAGGCTTTGTTAACATCAGGTGCAAGTTGGAGCTTTATAAGTTACAAAACTTATCAAAAGCTTCTCGAAGAGTCTGAATATGCCGCTTGGTTTTATGCTTTTGGTTTTAGAGCGAATCATTTTACTGTCTTTATCAACGATTTGAAAAAATTTAGCGAAGTTTCTGAAGTTAATGATTTTCTAAAATTGAATGGCTTTGTATTGAATAGCTCAGGTGGAGAAATCAAAGGAACACCAGCAGATTATTTAGAACAATCAAGTACAATCTCAGGCAACTCTGAAGTTAAATTTATAGAGGGGTGGAAAGAAATTCCTTGTTGTTACTATGAGTTTGCAAAACGCTATCCTGATCAAAGTGGTAAGTTATATCAAGGTTTTGTAGCCAAATCAGCAGATAAGATATTTGAAAGTACTAATGCTAAATAA
- the oxyR gene encoding oxidative stress transcriptional regulator OxyR produces MNTRTLEYIISVYETKSFITASEKCFVSQPALSMQIKKFEELIGIQIFERGTKQVLITKAGMKIVNQAYKILDEVKNLKKISELHLNNGKISISIGAFPTLCPYLMPKILPAIKKDFPNLSISIIEEKTDTLVSMLDQGKIDFALLATPTDNYQFKRKKVFNDKFYVAVAKTNPIAKSKKICITEIVKQNLMLLDEGHCLRDQTLKLCSLKDFNNNDFKGSSLETLRQMVSIDEGITLIPETARIKTENVKYIDIDNRDFYREIDLVMRKSSIYEDLFTKISEIISKNYK; encoded by the coding sequence ATGAATACTCGTACTCTTGAATATATCATTTCTGTATATGAAACTAAAAGCTTTATTACAGCGTCAGAAAAGTGCTTTGTCAGTCAACCAGCTCTTAGTATGCAAATAAAAAAATTTGAAGAGCTTATAGGTATACAAATCTTTGAAAGAGGTACAAAACAAGTACTTATAACAAAAGCTGGTATGAAAATAGTTAACCAAGCCTATAAAATTCTAGACGAAGTAAAAAACTTAAAAAAAATATCAGAACTGCACTTAAATAATGGAAAAATAAGTATCTCGATAGGAGCATTTCCAACATTATGTCCGTATTTAATGCCAAAAATACTACCTGCTATCAAGAAAGATTTCCCTAATCTGAGTATATCCATAATCGAAGAAAAAACTGATACTCTTGTAAGTATGCTTGATCAAGGTAAGATCGACTTTGCTCTTTTGGCGACTCCTACCGATAACTATCAGTTTAAAAGAAAAAAAGTCTTTAATGATAAATTCTACGTAGCTGTAGCAAAGACTAATCCCATAGCAAAAAGCAAAAAAATTTGCATAACTGAAATAGTTAAGCAAAATCTTATGCTATTAGATGAAGGACATTGTCTGAGAGATCAAACTTTAAAACTCTGCTCATTAAAAGATTTTAATAATAATGATTTCAAAGGTAGTAGCTTAGAAACATTAAGACAAATGGTATCCATTGATGAGGGCATTACACTAATTCCCGAAACAGCACGCATAAAAACTGAAAATGTTAAATATATTGATATTGATAATAGAGATTTTTACAGAGAGATTGATTTAGTTATGCGTAAAAGCTCTATCTATGAGGACTTATTTACCAAGATTAGTGAGATAATTTCAAAAAACTATAAATAG
- a CDS encoding peroxiredoxin gives MTKRVPNVTFKTRVRDESIGGSNPFRWQDVTSADIFDNKRVIVFSLPGAFTPTCSTYQLPGFENNAARFKELGIDEIYVLSVNDSFVMNKWIQALDVKNIKPIPDGNGEFTEGLDMLVDKSNLGFGKRSWRYAMIVNNHEIEKMFVEPGKRDNAEDDPYGESSPENLLKYLEAK, from the coding sequence ATGACTAAAAGAGTACCTAATGTAACTTTTAAGACTAGAGTAAGAGATGAAAGTATTGGTGGATCAAACCCATTTAGATGGCAAGATGTTACATCTGCTGATATTTTTGATAACAAAAGAGTAATTGTTTTTTCATTACCTGGAGCGTTTACTCCGACTTGTTCTACTTATCAACTACCTGGATTTGAGAATAATGCGGCTAGATTTAAAGAGCTAGGAATAGATGAAATTTATGTTTTATCTGTAAATGATAGCTTTGTAATGAATAAGTGGATACAAGCACTAGATGTTAAAAATATTAAACCAATTCCTGATGGTAATGGTGAATTTACGGAAGGTTTGGATATGCTTGTAGATAAGTCAAATCTTGGCTTTGGTAAGAGATCTTGGAGATATGCGATGATTGTTAATAATCACGAAATCGAAAAGATGTTTGTAGAGCCTGGTAAGCGTGATAACGCTGAAGATGATCCTTATGGTGAGTCTTCCCCTGAAAATCTTCTAAAATACTTAGAAGCTAAATAG
- a CDS encoding short chain dehydrogenase, which translates to MSKKIVLIGASGVIGSATYDKFISTGYEVIPATFSGSNGSHRIDIEDIESIKNFFEKVGPFDALVSTTGKVAFKAVDDLTQEDWNFSFKNKLLGQINLVQIGANYINKGGSFTLTTGILNVEPIALGAVAATVNAAVEGFVKAATLEYKDFRINTVSPTVVKEALAKYGPFFVGYEPVEAEKVANAYLKSVAGIANGSVIKAGY; encoded by the coding sequence ATGAGCAAAAAAATAGTTCTAATAGGTGCAAGCGGAGTAATAGGATCAGCGACTTATGATAAGTTCATTAGCACTGGTTATGAAGTTATTCCTGCAACATTTAGTGGAAGTAATGGTTCACACCGTATTGATATAGAAGATATAGAATCTATCAAAAATTTCTTTGAAAAAGTAGGTCCTTTTGATGCTTTAGTATCTACTACTGGTAAAGTAGCTTTTAAAGCTGTTGATGATTTAACTCAAGAAGACTGGAACTTCAGTTTTAAAAATAAGCTACTTGGACAAATCAACCTAGTGCAAATTGGTGCAAACTATATCAATAAGGGTGGTTCATTTACATTGACTACTGGGATATTGAATGTTGAACCAATTGCTTTAGGTGCTGTGGCAGCTACAGTAAATGCTGCAGTAGAAGGGTTTGTAAAAGCAGCAACTCTTGAGTATAAGGACTTCCGTATAAATACTGTTAGTCCAACTGTAGTCAAAGAAGCATTAGCAAAATATGGACCATTCTTTGTGGGTTATGAACCTGTAGAAGCAGAAAAAGTAGCTAACGCATATCTTAAGTCAGTAGCAGGTATTGCTAATGGCAGTGTTATAAAAGCTGGTTATTAA
- a CDS encoding catalase, producing MNKILTTANGAPVPNDNTSISAGKNGSLTFDNFRLFEKLAHFNRERIPERVVHARGTGAYGTFTLEKDLSDLTVADFLRDQNKQTDVFVRFSTVGGGQDSSDYVRDVRGAAIKFYTKQGNFDIVGNNTPVFFIRDPNKFPDFVHSQKKNPQTNLPDPVAQFEFWSRNPQSLHQMTILMSDRGIPKNYRHMHLFSSHTLSFYNQEGNRFWVKWHFKTQQGIKNLTNEEASRQPSYGAQKDLFDAIASGNYPKWDVKLQIMTEEQAKKFSINPFDLTKVWSHKDFPLQKIGVLELNRNVNNYFAEVEQATFAPNNLVPGVGVSPDKMLQARLLAYQDAHRYRVGVNASHIPVNASKCPMHNYQRDGAMAGTALNVSQNEMPNFYPNAHSDSPSDAKQYIEPPIEIEGYIDYYDAQGEDNYSQAGDLFRLMSESQQQQLANNIAEGLIHASQDIQEIMLDQFAQADKNYRKKVEEALQNI from the coding sequence ATGAATAAGATACTAACTACAGCAAATGGTGCTCCAGTACCTAATGATAATACAAGTATTAGTGCAGGTAAAAATGGTTCGCTAACATTTGATAATTTTAGATTATTTGAAAAACTAGCTCATTTTAATCGTGAGAGAATCCCTGAACGTGTAGTTCATGCACGTGGAACAGGAGCGTACGGTACGTTCACTCTTGAAAAAGACTTATCAGATTTGACAGTAGCTGATTTTTTAAGAGATCAGAATAAACAGACTGATGTTTTTGTACGATTTTCTACTGTTGGTGGAGGTCAAGATTCTAGTGATTATGTTAGAGATGTGCGTGGTGCAGCTATCAAATTTTATACCAAGCAAGGTAATTTTGATATTGTAGGAAATAACACACCAGTATTTTTCATAAGAGATCCTAATAAATTCCCAGATTTTGTACACTCACAAAAAAAGAATCCTCAAACTAACCTACCAGATCCTGTGGCCCAGTTTGAATTTTGGTCAAGAAACCCACAATCTTTGCATCAAATGACAATATTGATGTCTGATAGAGGTATCCCAAAGAACTATAGGCATATGCATTTATTTAGCTCTCATACACTTAGCTTTTATAATCAAGAAGGTAACCGTTTTTGGGTTAAGTGGCATTTTAAAACACAACAAGGAATTAAAAATCTCACAAATGAAGAAGCATCTAGGCAGCCAAGCTATGGAGCTCAAAAAGATTTGTTTGATGCTATAGCAAGTGGAAACTATCCGAAATGGGATGTTAAATTACAAATTATGACTGAAGAGCAAGCGAAAAAATTTAGTATAAATCCTTTCGATTTAACTAAGGTTTGGTCACATAAAGATTTCCCACTTCAAAAAATAGGTGTTTTAGAGTTAAACCGTAATGTTAATAATTATTTTGCTGAAGTAGAACAAGCTACTTTCGCTCCTAATAACTTGGTGCCTGGTGTTGGAGTATCTCCAGATAAGATGTTACAAGCTAGACTACTTGCTTATCAAGATGCTCATAGATATCGAGTCGGTGTAAATGCAAGTCATATACCTGTAAATGCTTCAAAATGTCCAATGCATAATTATCAGCGTGATGGAGCAATGGCTGGTACAGCTCTTAATGTATCACAGAATGAAATGCCTAATTTTTATCCAAATGCGCATTCTGACTCTCCTTCAGATGCCAAACAATATATAGAGCCACCTATAGAAATAGAGGGTTATATTGATTATTATGATGCACAAGGTGAAGATAACTATTCACAAGCTGGAGATCTTTTTAGATTAATGAGCGAATCTCAACAGCAACAGTTAGCTAATAATATTGCAGAAGGATTGATACATGCTAGTCAAGATATCCAAGAAATAATGCTTGACCAGTTTGCTCAAGCTGATAAAAACTACAGAAAAAAGGTTGAAGAAGCTCTTCAAAATATCTAA